One window of the Xiphias gladius isolate SHS-SW01 ecotype Sanya breed wild chromosome 11, ASM1685928v1, whole genome shotgun sequence genome contains the following:
- the si:dkey-174i8.1 gene encoding arylsulfatase I, whose protein sequence is MFFLVIVVTLFSGLSCLGETSSLNESVGTEEVEGPRPPHLIFIMVDDQGYGDIGYHGSDIYTPVLDQLAAEGVKLENYYVQPICSPSRSQLMTGRYQIHTGLQHSIIRPRQPLCLPPHIPTLPERLVEAGYATHMVGKWHLGFCRPSCLPTGRGFQSFLGTLTGSGDHFSYQSCDGAEACGFDLHDGDRPAWEMTGNYSTLLYIEKVKQILRSHDPHKPLFLYLSLQAAHTPLQVPDNFLHQYDSQGNRLRRYYAAMLSCLDDGVREVVQELETNGLYHNSVLIYSSDNGGQPLSGGSNWPLRGGKGTYWEGGIRAVGFVHSPLLKRKGVVSRALIHVSDWYPTLLGLAGALQSHQGLDGHNVWDTISEGIPCPRTEILFNIDPVSRNPGEPYYKALVLNGFGIWDTAVRAAIRAGDWKLLTGNVGDGDWIPPRALPVGPERWQKLEKRRNELGKSVWLFNVTSDPYERSDLAEARPEVVKHLLTRLAEYNRTAVMARNPPDDPMADPELHGGVWSPWLGLEGQEGDGVEEDRRKERMMKIKHCKLCKLKALFKKVGSRLERNTLFF, encoded by the exons TAGCTGCCTGGGTGAAACATCATCTCTAAATGAAAGCGTTGGCACAGAGGAGGTGGAAGGGCCCAGGCCTCCTCACCTTATCTTTATCATGGTGGACGACCAGGGTTACGGAGACATTGGCTACCATGGCTCAGACATCTACACCCCAGTGTTGGACCAGCTGGCAGCAGAGGGGGTCAAACTTGAAAATTATTATGTCCAGCCTATCTGCTCACCTTCTCGCAGTCAACTCATGACAGGGCG CTACCAAATTCACACTGGGCTCCAGCATTCAATCATCCGACCACGTCAACCCCTCTGCCTGCCCCCGCACATTCCCACCCTACCAGAGCGTCTGGTTGAGGCTGGATACGCCACACACATGGTGGGTAAATGGCACCTGGGCTTTTGCAGACCGAGCTGCCTACCCACAGGACGTGGCTTTCAGAGTTTCCTGGGCACACTGACTGGCAGTGGAGACCACTTCTCCTACCAGAGCTGTGATGGGGCTGAAGCTTGTGGATTTGACCTGCATGACGGAGACAGGCCTGCCTGGGAGATGACTGGCAACTACTCCACTCTGCTATACATAGAGAA AGTGAAGCAGATCCTGAGGAGCCACGACCCCCATAAACCCCTCTTCCTCTATCTGTCCCTTCAGGCAGCCCATACACCTTTGCAGGTACCAGATAATTTTCTGCACCAATATGATTCCCAGGGCAATCGTCTCAGGCGCTACTATGCAGCCATGCTGAGCTGTCTGGATGACGGTGTCCGAGAAGTGGTCCAGGAACTGGAGACTAATGGGCTCTATCATAACTCAGTACTAATCTACTCATCTGATAACGGTGGGCAGCCACTCTCTGGAGGGAGTAACTGGCCCCTGAGAGGTGGCAAAGGGACCTACTGGGAAGGGGGCATCCGGGCTGTGGGCTTTGTCCATAGTCCCCTCCTGAAGAGGAAGGGAGTAGTCAGCAGAGCACTGATCCATGTTTCCGACTGGTATCCCACATTACTGGGGCTGGCCGGGGCCCTGCAGTCCCACCAAGGCCTTGATGGTCACAATGTCTGGGACACTATCAGTGAGGGCATACCCTGTCCTCGCACAGAAATCCTTTTCAACATTGACCCAGTCTCCAGGAATCCCGGAGAGCCATATTACAAGGCGTTAGTACTCAACGGGTTTGGGATTTGGGACACAGCCGTAAGGGCTGCGATAAGGGCTGGGGACTGGAAATTATTGACAGGAAATGTAGGTGACGGGGATTGGATACCACCACGGGCTCTTCCCGTCGGTCCGGAACGGTGGCAGAAACTTGAAAAGCGGCGCAACGAGCTGGGGAAGTCAGTTTGGCTGTTTAATGTCACCTCTGACCCTTATGAGAGGTCAGACCTGGCAGAAGCGCGTCCAGAGGTAGTGAAACATCTGCTGACCAGGCTGGCAGAGTATAACCGGACTGCTGTGATGGCCAGGAATCCACCAGATGATCCTATGGCTGACCCTGAACTCCATGGAGGGGTATGGAGCCCCTGGCTGGGCCTGGAGGGACAGGAGGGGGATGGTGTAGAGGAGGatagaaggaaagaaaggatgATGAAGATTAAGCACTGcaaattatgcaaattaaaagccctcttCAAGAAGGTGGGATCACGTCTGGAGAGGAACACCCTGTTCTTCTAA